The Metabacillus litoralis genome contains a region encoding:
- a CDS encoding ABC transporter ATP-binding protein encodes MLQLKQIYKVFNEGSLDEKIALNHLSLSLEEGDFVTVIGSNGAGKSTLLNVIAGRITPDDGDVQIKDQSMLDVREYKRSRYIGRVFQDPMAGTAPTLTIEENLAIAYSRVHKRSLKPGVTAKRRVFFKEQLEMLGLGLENRLSAKVGLLSGGERQALSLLMATFTKPDILLLDEHTAALDPSRAELITNLTKKLVEKGNLTTLMITHNMQQAVDLGNRLIMMDKGQIVFQAEGDQKQGLTVNSLLEEFSKIKSDSSLSDKALLI; translated from the coding sequence TTGCTACAACTAAAGCAAATATATAAAGTTTTCAATGAAGGATCCCTTGATGAGAAAATCGCCTTAAACCACTTATCATTGTCTTTAGAAGAAGGAGACTTTGTTACCGTTATTGGAAGTAATGGTGCAGGAAAGTCTACGCTGTTAAATGTTATTGCTGGAAGAATCACTCCAGATGATGGTGATGTTCAAATTAAGGACCAATCCATGCTTGATGTAAGAGAGTACAAACGCTCACGATACATTGGGCGGGTTTTCCAAGATCCGATGGCAGGAACGGCGCCAACTTTAACGATTGAAGAAAACCTAGCAATTGCTTATTCCAGAGTTCATAAACGAAGCCTGAAGCCTGGTGTAACAGCGAAACGACGTGTGTTTTTCAAAGAGCAGCTTGAAATGTTAGGTCTTGGTCTTGAAAATCGTTTGTCTGCTAAAGTTGGATTACTTTCTGGTGGAGAACGACAGGCTTTATCTCTATTAATGGCCACATTTACAAAGCCTGATATTCTGTTGCTTGATGAGCATACGGCTGCACTTGACCCTTCAAGAGCAGAGTTGATTACGAACTTAACGAAGAAGCTTGTTGAAAAGGGGAATTTAACGACGTTAATGATTACCCATAATATGCAGCAGGCGGTAGATCTCGGAAATCGACTGATCATGATGGATAAGGGGCAAATTGTTTTTCAGGCTGAGGGAGACCAAAAACAGGGATTAACGGTAAATTCATTATTAGAAGAGTTCTCAAAAATTAAGTCAGATAGCTCATTATCTGATAAAGCACTACTTATTTAA
- a CDS encoding IS3 family transposase (programmed frameshift) yields the protein MSKKTFTEKEIMQLSTNKYVKSVSSKGITYTDEFKHIFISEKEKGKFAREIFEEYGFDINVLGKQRIRSARRRWKDAFDESGIDGLRDTRADNSGRPREKELSLEEKNARLEAQINLLKAENELLKKNTIRGKGDEEIILPPFQKYLLIRSVIEKYQLKNMVSYLCELAGVSRSGYYNYFTEKSQERRIQNDKKDEVVKEIILKAFNFKNRKKGARQIKMTLAGQFNVVYNLKRIRRIMKKYSIICPIRKANPYRRMMKATQEHRVVPNLLNRHFKQGIPWKVLLTDITYLHFGKGMRAYLSAIKDGSTGEILAYHVSDRMTLNLATDTLKKLKTNRNFKKAKDALIHSDQGVHYTHPDFQKAVKKLGLHQSMSRRGNCWDNAPQESFFGHLKDEASIKECTTLDELRREIKQYMNYYNYYRYQWNLKKMTPVQYRDHLLNAA from the exons ATGAGTAAAAAGACTTTTACAGAAAAAGAGATTATGCAGTTATCTACTAATAAATATGTTAAATCTGTTAGCTCTAAAGGAATCACTTATACTGATGAATTTAAACATATCTTCATTTCGGAGAAAGAAAAAGGAAAGTTTGCTAGAGAGATATTTGAAGAATATGGTTTTGATATAAATGTGTTAGGAAAACAACGGATCAGGTCAGCGAGAAGAAGATGGAAAGATGCTTTTGATGAGAGTGGGATAGACGGTTTACGTGATACCAGAGCTGATAACTCCGGGCGTCCTAGAGAAAAAGAACTTTCTTTAGAGGAGAAAAATGCTCGCTTAGAAGCACAAATCAACTTGCTAAAGGCTGAAAACGAACTTTTAAAAAAGA ATACGATTCGCGGAAAGGGGGATGAAGAAATAATCCTTCCTCCCTTTCAAAAGTATCTTTTAATTCGTTCAGTAATTGAAAAATATCAATTGAAAAATATGGTGAGCTATCTTTGTGAGCTAGCTGGCGTCTCAAGAAGTGGTTATTATAATTATTTCACTGAGAAATCACAGGAACGAAGAATACAAAATGATAAAAAAGATGAAGTAGTAAAGGAAATTATCTTAAAAGCTTTCAATTTTAAAAATCGCAAGAAAGGGGCACGTCAAATCAAAATGACATTGGCGGGTCAATTTAATGTTGTCTACAATTTGAAACGTATCCGACGAATCATGAAAAAATACAGTATAATTTGCCCCATTCGAAAAGCAAATCCTTATAGAAGAATGATGAAAGCCACACAGGAGCATCGGGTTGTACCAAACCTTTTAAATAGACATTTTAAACAAGGAATACCTTGGAAAGTACTCTTAACTGATATCACTTATCTTCATTTTGGAAAAGGAATGAGGGCTTATTTATCAGCAATTAAGGATGGTTCAACTGGTGAAATCCTAGCCTACCATGTATCAGATCGAATGACCTTAAATTTAGCTACAGATACTCTCAAAAAGTTAAAGACAAATAGAAATTTCAAGAAAGCAAAAGATGCACTAATCCATTCAGATCAAGGAGTCCATTATACACATCCTGACTTTCAGAAGGCAGTAAAGAAATTAGGATTACACCAATCTATGTCAAGACGAGGAAATTGTTGGGATAACGCCCCTCAAGAATCTTTCTTTGGTCATCTTAAAGATGAAGCATCAATTAAAGAGTGTACAACTCTAGATGAATTAAGAAGAGAAATTAAGCAATATATGAATTACTACAATTACTATAGATATCAATGGAATTTAAAAAAGATGACCCCTGTTCAATACAGAGATCATCTTCTTAACGCAGCCTAG
- a CDS encoding MBL fold metallo-hydrolase: protein MEVTVIGFWGGFPKVNEATSGYLVESDGFKLLVDCGSAVLSKLQEYLTIDELDAVILSHYHHDHIADVGPLQYARYVTTIINGKGKTLPIYGHKLDKGGFQKLTYKDATIGIEYTSEQVVSVGPFTISFLETSHPAPCFAMKITDHKSTVIYTADSSYKHEFIPFSNKADLLIAECSLYSHQDGAKMGHMNSREVGEIAQKAGVNQLLITHLPHFGDHNDLKRDAENIFSGKVLLAKSGLKINCS, encoded by the coding sequence ATGGAAGTAACCGTTATTGGCTTTTGGGGTGGCTTTCCAAAAGTAAATGAAGCAACATCAGGGTATTTAGTGGAATCAGATGGATTTAAACTACTAGTGGATTGTGGTAGTGCTGTGCTATCAAAACTACAAGAGTACTTAACGATTGATGAATTGGATGCCGTCATTTTATCCCACTATCATCACGATCATATAGCTGATGTTGGTCCCCTGCAATATGCTCGCTATGTTACAACGATCATTAATGGAAAAGGGAAGACGCTGCCAATTTATGGTCATAAATTAGATAAGGGAGGCTTCCAGAAACTAACATATAAAGATGCAACAATAGGCATCGAGTATACATCAGAACAGGTGGTTTCTGTTGGCCCCTTTACCATCTCTTTTTTAGAAACATCTCATCCGGCACCATGCTTTGCAATGAAAATAACAGATCATAAATCAACTGTCATTTATACGGCTGATTCTAGCTATAAGCATGAGTTTATACCTTTTTCAAATAAAGCAGATCTCCTTATCGCTGAGTGCAGTCTTTATTCACATCAAGATGGTGCGAAGATGGGACATATGAATAGTCGGGAAGTTGGAGAAATAGCTCAAAAGGCAGGAGTGAACCAACTGCTTATTACTCATTTGCCTCATTTTGGGGATCATAATGATTTAAAAAGAGATGCGGAGAATATCTTCTCAGGTAAAGTACTTCTTGCCAAGAGTGGTCTGAAGATTAATTGTTCGTAA
- the nagB gene encoding glucosamine-6-phosphate deaminase, with protein MKIIEVKNYDEMSLKAAEYIINRVKNNLNLNLGLATGGTPKGVYNKLIEDHQQNHTSYKQVKTFNLDEYIGLSKEDSNSYHHYMNENLFQHLNILNENTHIPSGLNDDNEAECRKYESLIIEAGGIDLQILGIGANGHIGFNEPGTSFHSKTHVVDLAQSTRKANARFFHSLDEVPTQAITMGIQTIYQSKEILLLASGKSKQDAMVKLLSGEITEEFPASILNNHPKALIIADEEALFRVKEISIF; from the coding sequence TTGAAAATCATTGAAGTAAAAAATTATGATGAAATGAGTTTAAAAGCTGCTGAATATATTATTAATAGGGTTAAAAATAATCTAAACTTGAATCTAGGTTTAGCAACAGGCGGAACTCCTAAAGGTGTCTATAACAAACTAATTGAAGATCATCAACAAAATCACACATCATATAAGCAAGTAAAAACATTTAATTTAGATGAGTATATTGGACTTTCAAAAGAAGATTCTAACAGTTATCATCACTATATGAATGAAAACTTATTTCAACATTTAAATATTCTAAACGAAAATACTCATATTCCTTCAGGTTTGAATGATGACAATGAAGCTGAATGTAGAAAGTATGAAAGCTTGATTATCGAAGCTGGAGGAATTGATCTACAGATTCTGGGTATAGGAGCAAATGGGCACATCGGCTTCAATGAGCCTGGCACCTCCTTTCATTCAAAAACACATGTTGTTGATCTTGCCCAGTCCACAAGAAAAGCGAATGCCCGCTTCTTTCATAGTCTAGATGAAGTCCCAACCCAAGCCATTACAATGGGTATTCAGACAATTTATCAAAGTAAGGAAATTTTATTATTAGCTTCTGGAAAATCAAAACAAGATGCGATGGTGAAACTACTAAGTGGTGAAATTACAGAAGAGTTTCCTGCTTCCATTTTAAACAATCATCCTAAAGCACTAATAATTGCAGATGAAGAAGCCTTGTTTCGTGTTAAAGAAATAAGTATATTCTAG
- a CDS encoding ABC transporter permease gives MFTALFGSVESGLIYAIMALGVYLSFRILDFPDLTVDGSFVTGAAVSAVLIVNGVNPFMATLVALIVGFLAGCITGVLHTKGNINPLLSGILMMIALYSINLRIMGKSNVPLLQEETVFTQLLEGWNKLGIDAGLQSLFISLGLEGFVPKTWSVVITMLIMILVIKYLLDYFLKTELGLAIRAVGDNQNMITSFSANTDMLKIVGLGLSNALVAFSGAFIAQYNGFSDVGMGIGMIIIGLASVIIGEALVGTKTIVRATIAVIIGAIVYRIIVAMALRVNFFETGDMKLITACIVIGALVIPQIIDKQKDKRKKSLRRKRGANIATTKANI, from the coding sequence ATGTTTACAGCCCTATTTGGATCAGTAGAGTCAGGCTTAATTTATGCGATTATGGCTCTAGGAGTATACCTATCATTTAGAATATTAGACTTCCCTGATTTAACAGTAGACGGCAGCTTTGTAACTGGCGCAGCAGTGAGTGCCGTATTAATTGTTAACGGTGTGAATCCTTTCATGGCCACATTAGTCGCATTGATTGTAGGCTTTCTGGCTGGCTGTATCACAGGGGTGCTGCATACTAAAGGGAATATTAACCCTCTGCTTTCGGGGATATTAATGATGATCGCCCTGTATTCTATTAATCTTAGAATTATGGGGAAATCAAATGTTCCGTTATTACAGGAAGAAACAGTTTTCACACAATTATTAGAAGGCTGGAACAAGCTTGGGATTGATGCTGGCCTTCAGAGTCTCTTTATTTCACTTGGCCTGGAAGGGTTTGTCCCGAAAACATGGTCAGTCGTTATTACGATGTTAATCATGATTTTAGTAATTAAATATCTTTTAGACTATTTCTTGAAAACAGAGCTTGGTCTAGCGATTAGAGCTGTTGGTGATAATCAAAATATGATAACAAGTTTTTCTGCAAATACAGATATGTTAAAAATTGTAGGACTTGGTTTATCAAATGCACTTGTTGCATTTTCTGGTGCATTTATAGCTCAATACAACGGCTTTAGTGATGTTGGAATGGGTATCGGGATGATTATCATTGGTTTAGCATCTGTTATTATTGGTGAGGCATTAGTCGGTACAAAAACAATTGTGCGCGCAACGATAGCTGTTATTATCGGGGCAATTGTATATCGAATTATTGTTGCGATGGCACTTCGAGTAAACTTTTTCGAAACAGGAGATATGAAGCTGATTACAGCATGTATTGTTATAGGAGCACTTGTTATTCCGCAAATCATTGATAAGCAAAAAGATAAACGGAAGAAAAGCTTACGAAGAAAGCGGGGTGCGAACATTGCTACAACTAAAGCAAATATATAA
- a CDS encoding ABC transporter substrate-binding protein: MKKGWKIGTGLMLASFLALSGCGGSEGTSESSSGDSGSDAGSGEKTYTIGVNQIVEHPSLDAALEGFKAALKEKGLEVEYDVQIAQGDQNNSQTIANNFVGDGVDLIFANSTPSAQSALNATTDIPIIFTSVTDPVGGGLVKSFEEPGANITGTTDTHPDAIPNTVKFIDENIDGTKVGMIYNSGEQNSVAQIDLVKKAMEGTDLEVVEASVSTSAEVKQAAESLVGKVDSLYVITDNTVVSALESVIGVASDNDLPLFVGELDSVERGGFAAYGFDYYDIGFEAGEMAVSILNGEKKASEIPVQYPQKLKLQINAKSAEDMGIEIKEEWKEEAEILE; the protein is encoded by the coding sequence ATGAAAAAAGGTTGGAAAATTGGTACAGGTTTAATGCTTGCTAGCTTTCTAGCATTATCGGGTTGTGGAGGCAGTGAAGGAACGTCTGAAAGTAGCAGCGGAGACTCTGGTTCAGATGCTGGTAGCGGAGAAAAGACCTATACAATTGGTGTAAACCAAATCGTTGAGCATCCATCACTTGATGCAGCATTAGAAGGATTTAAAGCAGCATTAAAAGAAAAAGGCTTGGAAGTTGAATATGATGTTCAAATTGCACAAGGAGATCAAAATAATAGCCAAACGATTGCTAATAACTTTGTTGGTGATGGAGTTGACTTAATTTTCGCTAACTCAACACCAAGCGCTCAGAGTGCTTTAAATGCAACAACAGATATTCCAATTATCTTTACTTCTGTAACAGATCCAGTTGGAGGCGGCTTAGTAAAAAGCTTTGAAGAACCTGGTGCAAACATAACAGGAACAACCGATACTCATCCGGATGCAATTCCTAATACAGTGAAGTTTATTGATGAAAACATCGATGGAACTAAAGTTGGGATGATCTATAACTCTGGAGAACAGAACTCTGTTGCTCAAATTGATCTTGTTAAGAAAGCAATGGAAGGAACAGATTTAGAGGTTGTTGAAGCATCTGTGTCAACATCAGCAGAAGTAAAACAAGCAGCAGAATCTTTAGTTGGTAAAGTTGATTCCTTATACGTTATCACAGATAACACAGTAGTTTCTGCATTAGAAAGTGTAATTGGTGTTGCTAGTGATAATGACCTACCATTATTTGTTGGTGAATTAGATTCTGTAGAACGTGGTGGCTTCGCAGCTTATGGTTTTGATTACTATGATATTGGCTTTGAAGCTGGAGAAATGGCAGTTAGCATATTAAATGGTGAGAAAAAAGCAAGTGAAATTCCAGTACAATATCCACAAAAACTTAAACTACAAATCAACGCAAAATCAGCTGAGGATATGGGAATTGAAATAAAAGAAGAATGGAAAGAAGAAGCAGAAATTCTTGAATAA
- a CDS encoding fatty acid--CoA ligase family protein yields MNLSLRFSETVKEHGTKPAFIFEGNETSYLQLEGAINQFASSLTDMGINKGDHVAVVLGNSPYFVISLYGALRAGATVIPINPIYTPDEIAYIINNGDVKSVITLDLLIPLFEKMNEKLPKLEHIITCETPPTDSKTDVDVTKLSIYTKMKGFTKMLSTGSPRFVGPELSDDDVAVILYTSGTTGKPKGAMLTHKNLYSNAIDTANYLKMTSDDIVVTTLPMFHVFCLTVSLNAPLMNGATLLIVPRFSPEVIFQLVKSYQATVFAGVPTMYNFLLQYDKALPDDLKSLRICISGGASMPVALLKGFEQKFKVIVSEGYGLSEASPVTCFNPLDRPRKAGSIGTNIVNVENKVVNELGEELPPNHVGELIVRGPNVMKGYYKMPEETAHTLRDGWLYTGDLARQDEEGYFYIVDRKKDMIIVGGYNVYPREVEEVLYNHEEVVEVAVLGVPDPNFGEAVKCFVVVKDDKMTEDDLLEYCKQHLAKYKVPSSIEFLEELPKNTTGKILRRALKDQVLQK; encoded by the coding sequence ATGAATTTATCTTTACGGTTTTCAGAAACTGTAAAAGAACATGGAACAAAGCCGGCATTTATTTTTGAAGGTAATGAAACTTCTTATTTGCAGTTAGAGGGAGCAATTAATCAATTTGCAAGCAGCTTAACAGACATGGGAATAAACAAAGGGGATCATGTCGCAGTTGTTTTAGGAAATTCACCTTATTTTGTTATCTCTTTATACGGAGCTTTAAGAGCTGGAGCAACCGTTATTCCGATCAATCCTATCTACACACCTGATGAAATTGCTTATATTATTAATAACGGAGATGTTAAGTCGGTCATTACGTTAGATTTGTTAATACCGTTATTTGAAAAAATGAATGAAAAGCTGCCTAAGCTTGAACACATTATTACGTGTGAAACACCACCTACTGATAGCAAAACAGATGTAGATGTAACGAAGCTATCTATTTACACAAAAATGAAAGGGTTTACAAAGATGCTTTCAACAGGTAGCCCGAGGTTTGTTGGTCCGGAGTTATCAGATGATGATGTTGCTGTTATTCTCTATACGTCTGGTACAACTGGTAAACCAAAGGGTGCGATGTTGACGCATAAAAACTTATATAGCAATGCAATTGATACGGCAAACTATTTAAAGATGACAAGTGATGATATTGTTGTGACAACATTGCCGATGTTTCATGTATTTTGCTTAACAGTTTCTTTAAATGCACCTTTAATGAATGGAGCCACATTACTTATTGTTCCGAGATTCAGTCCTGAAGTTATTTTTCAATTGGTTAAGAGCTATCAGGCAACAGTTTTTGCTGGAGTTCCAACTATGTATAACTTCTTACTTCAGTATGACAAAGCACTGCCTGATGATTTAAAGTCATTGCGCATTTGTATTTCAGGTGGGGCATCGATGCCTGTAGCATTATTAAAAGGATTTGAACAAAAATTCAAGGTTATTGTTTCAGAGGGCTATGGTTTATCCGAAGCATCTCCGGTTACTTGTTTTAATCCACTTGACCGCCCAAGAAAGGCTGGTTCAATTGGGACAAATATTGTGAACGTTGAAAATAAGGTTGTAAATGAGCTTGGAGAGGAATTACCACCAAATCATGTAGGAGAGCTTATCGTAAGAGGTCCTAATGTTATGAAGGGCTATTATAAAATGCCAGAAGAAACGGCACATACATTACGAGACGGCTGGCTTTATACAGGTGATTTGGCAAGACAGGATGAAGAAGGGTATTTCTATATTGTTGATCGAAAGAAAGATATGATTATTGTAGGTGGTTATAATGTATATCCACGTGAAGTGGAGGAGGTACTTTATAATCATGAAGAAGTTGTAGAGGTTGCTGTTTTAGGCGTTCCTGACCCAAATTTTGGCGAAGCAGTCAAATGCTTTGTCGTCGTCAAGGATGACAAAATGACAGAGGATGACCTTTTGGAGTACTGTAAACAGCACCTTGCTAAGTACAAAGTACCTAGTTCAATTGAATTCTTAGAAGAGCTACCAAAGAATACTACTGGAAAAATATTAAGGAGAGCTCTTAAAGATCAAGTTTTACAAAAATAG
- the nagA gene encoding N-acetylglucosamine-6-phosphate deacetylase, whose translation MSSFSNKLIIQNGTIYSENQVIKSGFLKIDEGKVSDISLSHFTTNHSDYKIIKIPDTFTVIPGMIDLHIHGANGADTMDATKEALDVMASTLPMEGTTSFLATTITEDIKVIEKCLVNGSEYIHSLQSEGNSEVLGIHLEGPFIHKDKAGAQPIQHILTPDLELFKTWQSIANNNIKLVTLAPELPGGTEFLQYLKDQGIISSIAHSQATYKQVLVAIENGLSHVTHLFNQMTGLHHRDPGIVGAAFLKNELKVELIADGIHVCPEVVKLAYDQITDERLILISDAMRAKWLVDGKYDLGGQMVTVKEGKALLEKNTLAGSVLKMIDAFKNIQRFTGCSIKSAIKMASENPAKQLNVFDRKGSISIGKDADLVILDEEMNIFMTICNGKIAYTNQEHGHKIVEE comes from the coding sequence ATGAGCTCATTTTCAAATAAGCTGATCATTCAGAATGGAACGATTTACTCTGAAAACCAAGTCATTAAGAGTGGCTTTCTAAAGATAGATGAGGGAAAAGTTAGTGATATTAGTTTGTCTCATTTCACAACAAATCACTCTGATTACAAAATCATCAAGATACCAGATACTTTTACTGTTATACCTGGCATGATCGACCTTCATATCCATGGTGCAAATGGGGCAGATACTATGGATGCAACAAAAGAGGCATTGGATGTGATGGCTTCTACTCTTCCAATGGAAGGGACAACAAGTTTCTTAGCAACCACAATAACAGAAGATATAAAAGTGATAGAAAAATGTCTAGTAAATGGAAGTGAGTATATTCACTCCTTACAATCAGAAGGTAATTCAGAGGTATTAGGGATTCATTTAGAAGGTCCCTTTATTCATAAAGATAAAGCTGGCGCACAACCAATTCAACACATTTTAACCCCTGACTTGGAACTCTTTAAAACATGGCAATCAATAGCTAATAACAATATTAAGCTAGTTACCCTTGCCCCAGAGCTTCCAGGGGGGACCGAATTTCTACAATATTTAAAAGATCAAGGAATTATTTCTTCCATTGCTCATTCTCAAGCAACATATAAGCAGGTATTGGTTGCAATTGAAAATGGTCTTTCACATGTTACACACTTATTCAACCAAATGACAGGCTTGCACCATCGTGACCCTGGAATTGTTGGAGCAGCATTTCTAAAAAATGAACTAAAGGTAGAGCTGATTGCCGACGGTATTCATGTTTGTCCTGAAGTTGTGAAACTAGCCTATGATCAAATAACAGATGAGAGATTAATCTTAATCTCTGACGCTATGAGAGCAAAATGGCTTGTTGACGGAAAATATGATTTAGGTGGACAAATGGTTACTGTGAAGGAAGGGAAAGCCCTACTAGAAAAAAACACTTTGGCTGGTAGTGTCCTTAAAATGATTGATGCATTTAAAAACATCCAGCGCTTTACTGGTTGTTCCATTAAAAGTGCTATTAAGATGGCTTCGGAAAATCCAGCAAAACAATTAAATGTGTTTGATCGTAAGGGTAGCATATCAATCGGAAAAGATGCAGATCTTGTCATACTTGATGAAGAGATGAACATTTTTATGACTATTTGTAATGGGAAAATCGCTTATACAAATCAAGAACATGGTCATAAAATAGTAGAGGAGTAG